One Nesterenkonia populi DNA window includes the following coding sequences:
- a CDS encoding cytochrome c biogenesis CcdA family protein — protein sequence MSPALTTAAQAAAPPALAITNNRFAEIIFDGGFLIAAPVALLAGLVSFLSPCVLPLVPGYLGYVTGLSGTALNERSRPRMVLGATLFVLGFSVVFVLIGAVFTYATTWLRVEGGWVTQLLGVLVILMGLIFMGAFSFFQREAKIRRRPPDGLLGAPLLGATFGIGWAPCIGPTLAAVLTLTYGSDPGRGALLVFIYCLGLGLPFILISLGLQRGMRALDFFKRHKAAVMRTGGGVLIAIGVLMVTGLWNTWVWALQDWFATEIVMPI from the coding sequence ATGAGCCCTGCGCTGACCACGGCCGCCCAGGCGGCCGCCCCACCCGCGCTCGCCATCACCAACAACCGGTTCGCCGAGATCATCTTCGACGGCGGATTCCTCATCGCAGCCCCCGTGGCCCTGCTCGCCGGGCTGGTCAGCTTCCTCTCACCCTGCGTGCTCCCGCTGGTGCCCGGCTACCTCGGCTACGTCACCGGCCTCTCCGGCACTGCGCTGAACGAACGCTCCCGGCCCCGCATGGTGCTCGGGGCAACTCTGTTCGTGCTCGGGTTCAGCGTCGTCTTCGTGCTGATCGGCGCGGTCTTCACCTACGCCACCACCTGGCTGCGGGTCGAAGGCGGCTGGGTGACCCAGCTGCTCGGCGTCCTCGTGATCCTTATGGGCCTGATCTTCATGGGCGCCTTCAGCTTCTTCCAGCGGGAGGCCAAGATCCGCCGCCGCCCCCCGGACGGTCTGCTCGGCGCCCCGCTGCTGGGCGCCACCTTCGGCATCGGATGGGCCCCCTGCATCGGCCCGACCCTCGCCGCGGTGCTCACCCTCACCTACGGCAGCGACCCGGGTCGCGGCGCCCTGCTCGTCTTCATCTACTGCCTGGGGCTGGGGCTTCCGTTCATCCTGATCAGCCTCGGACTGCAGCGCGGCATGCGCGCCCTCGACTTCTTCAAGCGGCACAAAGCCGCCGTCATGCGCACCGGCGGAGGCGTGCTGATCGCCATCGGGGTGCTCATGGTCACCGGACTCTGGAACACCTGGGTCTGGGCCCTGCAGGACTGGTTCGCCACTGAGATTGTGATGCCCATCTGA
- a CDS encoding TlpA family protein disulfide reductase → MLRRRSPRASRALTAVALCSALALAACGSEGDDLADRAGNDGTNYVAGDGTVEEYAPESRGESLAFEAETFDGDQVSEDTFQDEVSVVNFWYANCPPCRKEAPDLQEIHEDYADDGVQFLGVNTRDTQPTAEAFERNFGITYPSIEDRGGSVMLAVTDYVPPSAVPTTLVIDREGRVSARIIGLVDPGTLRALIDTALDEE, encoded by the coding sequence ATGCTTCGCCGTCGTTCCCCCCGTGCCTCACGTGCCCTGACCGCCGTGGCCCTGTGCTCTGCGCTCGCCCTCGCCGCCTGCGGCTCCGAGGGCGATGACCTCGCCGACCGGGCCGGCAACGACGGCACCAACTACGTGGCCGGCGACGGCACCGTCGAGGAGTACGCCCCCGAGAGCCGGGGGGAATCTCTCGCCTTCGAGGCTGAGACCTTCGACGGCGACCAGGTCAGCGAAGACACCTTCCAAGATGAAGTCTCCGTGGTGAACTTCTGGTACGCCAATTGCCCGCCGTGCCGCAAAGAGGCCCCGGACCTCCAGGAGATCCACGAGGACTACGCCGACGACGGCGTCCAGTTCCTCGGGGTCAACACCCGCGACACCCAGCCCACCGCAGAAGCCTTCGAGCGGAACTTCGGGATCACCTACCCCTCCATCGAAGACCGCGGCGGCTCAGTGATGCTCGCCGTCACCGACTATGTGCCGCCGTCCGCGGTCCCCACCACCCTCGTCATCGACCGTGAAGGCCGGGTCTCCGCCCGCATCATCGGGCTGGTGGACCCCGGCACTCTGCGCGCCCTGATCGACACCGCCCTGGACGAGGAATGA